A genomic region of Lasioglossum baleicum chromosome 16, iyLasBale1, whole genome shotgun sequence contains the following coding sequences:
- the LOC143216920 gene encoding uncharacterized protein LOC143216920, with translation MSSFRSPIRIDSNLATDVYFCAESLFRVLDQCICICYVPADGSSRLRRSAGFTWKSSIFRNCVRYRLPGCNCVCENQPLGQDVCRPKVQDPSASDHRLGLGVGRAAMALKPAVLDDHRFGVGLKVVIYWMAFRDDGVLLKDGKNLLNGLGKVVLKAEGVLKVLCWKDFLSF, from the exons ATGTCTTCCTTCAGATCACC AATTCGTATCGACTCGAACCTGGCTACGG atgtgtatttctgtgcggaatccctgtttcgcgtgctagatcagtgcatttgcatatgTTACGTCCCAGCCGACGGTAGCAGTCGTCTGCGACGGAGTGCTGGTTTTACCTGGAAATCTTCTATTTTCAGGAACTGCGTGCGGTACCGCCTTCCAGGATGCAACTGTGTGTGTGAAAATCAACCTCTCGGACAGGACGTATGCCGCCCCAAAGTCCAGGACCCGTCAGCCTCC GATCACCGTCTCGGCCTCGGAGTTGGCAGGGCTGCAATGGCCTTGAAGCCAGCTGTCCTCGATGATCACCGTTTCGGCGTCGGACTCAAGGTCGTCatctactggatggccttcagGGACGATGGCGTCCTTCTCAAGGACGGCAAAAACCTGTTGAATGGCCTTGGAAAGGTCGTCCTCAAGGCCGAAGGAGTCCTGAAGGTCCTTTGCTGGAAGGACTTCCTCTCGTTCTGA